A part of Ammospiza caudacuta isolate bAmmCau1 chromosome 7, bAmmCau1.pri, whole genome shotgun sequence genomic DNA contains:
- the ZNF648 gene encoding zinc finger protein 648 translates to MDVSENNICDTGGKNSNYPRKATEQVGHSCRSQKEVDMNYSCSPPGNSAGPAGKQELSCRDKETCATSCQKQGESPPGEFPPSSTSFHLQREDEDLDHCSSEHPRKPRMITKLCEDNGSAALGDALGEELGPVPEEALPFRCKKCGSSFHSMSKLQEHRRAHLLENSYRCPICAKGFSRAANLRMHKLIHSSERPHKCPECDKGFIRTADVWRHLRNVHKIERSMVILASSMARNPWSVVHHGQQHNAECPDQACPANPKSHEDDFKPYACPTCGKGFDKPNLLSKHKVIHREDKPYKCQECGMAFVQLLRLKRHQQTHSGARPFYCEECGGTFTRLASLQRHHRIHTGEKPYSCNFCGHSFTESGTLRRHERTHKLDKP, encoded by the coding sequence ATGGATGTGAGTGAGAATAACATTTGTGACACAGGGGGAAAGAATTCAAATTATCCCAGAAAGGCCACAGAGCAGGTGGGCCACAGCTGTAGGTCACAGAAGGAGGTGGACATGAATTACTCCTGCAGTCCTCCTGGAAACTCTGCTGGACCCGCAGGAAAGCAGGAGCTTTCCTGTAGAGACAAAGAAacctgtgccacctcctgccagAAACaaggtgagagcccacctgggGAGTTCCCCCCCTCCAGCACCAGCTTCCACCTGCAGAGAGAGGATGAGGATTTAGATCACTGTTCCTCTGAGCACCCCAGGAAACCACGGATGATAACAAAACTCTGCGAGGACAACGGAAGCGCGGCTCTGGGAGATGCGCTTGGTGAGGAGCTGGGGCCCGTCCCCGAGGAAGCTCTGCCCTTTCGATGCAAGAAGTGTGGCTCCTCTTTCCACAGCATGAGcaagctgcaggagcacaggcgAGCTCACCTGCTGGAGAACTCCTACCGCTGTCCCATCTGCGCCAAAGGCTTCTCCCGTGCCGCCAACCTGCGCATGCACAAGCTAATCCACTCCAGCGAGAGGCCGCACAAGTGCCCCGAGTGTGACAAGGGCTTCATCCGCACGGCCGACGTCTGGAGGCACCTACGCAACGTGCACAAGATCGAGCGCTCCATGGTGATCCTGGCCAGTAGCATGGCCAGGAACCCCTGGTCTGTGGTGCACCACGGCCAGCAGCACAATGCTGAGTGCCCGGATCAGGCTTGTCCTGCAAACCCAAAGTCTCACGAGGACGACTTCAAACCTTACGCCTGCCCGACGTGCGGTAAAGGCTTCGATAAGCCCAACCTGCTGTCCAAGCACAAGGTGATTCACCGGGAGGACAAGCCCTACAAGTGTCAGGAGTGTGGCATGGCGtttgtgcagctgctcaggctCAAGAGACACCAGCAGACTCACTCTGGGGCACGGCCCTTCTACTGCGAGGAGTGTGGAGGGACCTTCACCCGGCTGGCATCGCTGCAGCGCCATCACCGCATCCACACCGGAGAGAAACCCTACTCCTGTAATTTCTGTGGGCATTCCTTCACCGAGTCAGGGACTCTACGGAGGCACGAGCGCACACACAAGTTGGACAAACCTTAA